One segment of Streptomyces sp. NBC_00576 DNA contains the following:
- a CDS encoding acyl-CoA dehydrogenase family protein: protein MAGSADFDLYRPSEEHDMLRDAIRSLAEAKILPYAAVVDEEARFPQEAHDALVTADLHAVHVPESYGGAGADALATVIVIEEVARVCASSSLIPAVNKLGSLPVILSGSEELKKKYMTPLAKGDGMFSYCLSEPDAGSDAAGMKTKAVRDGDFWVLNGVKRWITNAGESEYYTVLAVTDPTKRSKGISAFVVEKSDEGVSFGAPEKKLGIKGSPTREVYLDNVRIPADRMIGDEGTGFATAMKTLDHTRITIAAQALGIAQGALDYAKGYVRERKQFGKPIADFQGIQFMLADMAMKIAAARALTYQAAAASERLDSDLTFQGAAAKCFASDVAMEVTTDAVQLLGGYGYTRDYPVERMMRDAKITQIYEGTNQVQRIVMARNLP from the coding sequence TTGGCCGGATCGGCTGATTTCGACCTGTACCGCCCGTCCGAGGAGCACGACATGCTCCGTGACGCGATCCGCTCCCTGGCCGAGGCGAAGATCTTGCCGTACGCCGCCGTGGTGGACGAGGAAGCCCGCTTCCCCCAGGAGGCCCACGACGCGCTGGTCACCGCCGACCTGCACGCCGTGCACGTACCCGAGTCGTACGGCGGCGCGGGCGCGGACGCGCTGGCGACGGTGATCGTGATCGAGGAGGTGGCGCGGGTGTGCGCCTCCTCGTCCCTGATCCCGGCGGTGAACAAGCTCGGCTCCCTCCCGGTGATCCTGTCCGGCTCGGAGGAGCTGAAGAAGAAGTACATGACGCCGCTCGCCAAGGGCGACGGCATGTTCTCGTACTGCCTCTCGGAGCCCGACGCGGGCTCGGACGCGGCCGGCATGAAGACGAAGGCGGTCCGCGACGGCGACTTCTGGGTCCTCAACGGCGTGAAGCGCTGGATCACCAACGCGGGCGAGTCCGAGTACTACACGGTGCTGGCCGTGACCGACCCCACCAAGCGCAGCAAGGGCATCTCGGCGTTCGTCGTCGAGAAGTCCGACGAGGGCGTCTCCTTCGGCGCCCCGGAGAAGAAGCTCGGCATCAAGGGCAGCCCGACCCGCGAGGTCTACCTCGACAACGTGCGCATCCCGGCCGACCGCATGATCGGCGACGAGGGCACCGGCTTCGCCACCGCGATGAAGACCCTGGACCACACCCGCATCACGATCGCCGCGCAGGCACTCGGCATCGCGCAGGGCGCCCTCGACTACGCCAAGGGGTACGTCAGGGAGCGCAAGCAGTTCGGCAAGCCGATCGCCGACTTCCAGGGCATACAGTTCATGCTCGCCGACATGGCGATGAAGATCGCCGCCGCCCGCGCCCTGACCTACCAGGCCGCGGCCGCCTCGGAACGCCTCGACAGCGACCTCACCTTCCAGGGCGCGGCGGCGAAGTGCTTCGCGTCGGACGTGGCGATGGAGGTCACCACGGACGCGGTCCAGCTGCTGGGCGGCTACGGCTACACCCGCGACTACCCGGTGGAGCGCATGATGCGCGATGCGAAAATCACACAAATCTACGAGGGTACGAACCAGGTCCAGCGGATCGTGATGGCCCGCAACCTGCCGTAA
- a CDS encoding UDP-glucose dehydrogenase family protein, with translation MALKITVIGTGYLGATHAAAMAELGFEVLGLDVVEEKIDLLRRAQAPMYEPGLEELLRKHVVGIEGSTGRLRFTMDWAEVAAFGDIHFVCVNTPQKHGEYASDMSYVDAAIESLAPHLTAPALVVGKSTVPVGSADRLARTIAGLAPVGAEAELAWNPEFLREGFAVQDTLHPDRLVVGVRSERAEKLLREVYATPIEEGTPFVVTDFPTAELVKTSANSFLATKISFINAMAEVCEAADGDVAKLAEAIGYDDRIGKKFLRAGIGFGGGCLPKDIRAFMARAGELGADQALTFLREIDSINMRQRGQMVELARQSLGGGPFLGKRVAVLGATFKPDSDDVRDSPALNVAGQIHLQGGQVTVYDPKGMANARRLFPTLVYADTALEAVRGADAVLHLTEWREFRELDPAVLGEAVAHRLVLDGRNALDPEVWRKAGWTYRAMGRPTA, from the coding sequence ATGGCTCTCAAGATCACCGTGATCGGCACCGGATATCTCGGCGCCACCCACGCCGCCGCCATGGCAGAACTGGGTTTCGAGGTGCTGGGCCTCGATGTCGTCGAGGAGAAGATCGACCTGTTGCGGCGCGCGCAGGCCCCGATGTACGAGCCCGGGCTCGAAGAGCTGCTGCGCAAGCATGTCGTGGGGATCGAGGGGTCCACCGGGCGACTGCGCTTCACCATGGACTGGGCCGAGGTCGCCGCCTTCGGTGACATCCACTTCGTCTGTGTGAACACCCCGCAGAAGCACGGCGAGTACGCCTCTGACATGTCGTACGTCGACGCCGCGATCGAGTCCCTCGCCCCGCACCTCACCGCCCCCGCCCTCGTCGTCGGCAAGTCGACCGTGCCTGTGGGCTCGGCGGACCGGCTCGCCCGGACGATCGCCGGCCTGGCGCCCGTCGGTGCGGAAGCCGAGCTGGCCTGGAACCCGGAGTTCCTGCGCGAGGGCTTCGCCGTCCAGGACACGCTGCACCCGGACCGGCTCGTGGTCGGCGTACGGAGCGAGCGGGCCGAGAAGCTGCTGCGCGAGGTGTACGCCACACCGATCGAGGAGGGGACGCCGTTCGTCGTCACCGACTTCCCGACCGCCGAGCTGGTGAAGACCTCCGCGAACTCCTTCCTGGCCACCAAGATCTCGTTCATCAACGCCATGGCCGAGGTCTGCGAGGCGGCCGACGGGGATGTCGCGAAGCTGGCGGAGGCGATCGGGTACGACGACCGGATCGGCAAGAAGTTCCTGCGGGCCGGGATCGGATTCGGGGGCGGCTGTCTGCCCAAGGACATCCGGGCGTTCATGGCGCGCGCGGGTGAACTGGGCGCGGACCAGGCGCTGACCTTCCTGCGCGAGATCGACTCGATCAACATGCGCCAGCGCGGTCAGATGGTGGAGCTGGCCCGGCAGTCGCTGGGCGGCGGCCCGTTCCTGGGGAAGCGGGTCGCGGTGCTCGGCGCCACCTTCAAGCCCGACTCGGACGACGTCCGCGACTCGCCGGCCCTCAACGTCGCCGGGCAGATCCACCTCCAGGGCGGCCAGGTGACGGTCTACGACCCGAAGGGCATGGCCAACGCCCGCAGGCTCTTCCCGACGCTCGTGTACGCCGACACGGCCCTGGAGGCGGTTCGGGGCGCCGATGCCGTGCTCCACCTGACGGAGTGGCGGGAGTTCCGCGAGCTGGACCCGGCGGTACTGGGCGAGGCGGTGGCCCACCGGCTCGTCCTGGACGGGCGCAACGCCCTCGACCCGGAGGTGTGGCGGAAGGCCGGGTGGACCTACCGTGCGATGGGGCGCCCCACGGCCTGA
- a CDS encoding copper resistance CopC/CopD family protein: protein MTRGRTLRVLFPLLLGALLYGLVGAPPAAAHTELVSSAPKDGARLAKTPDQLVLTFDEPVDLTDVRAMTLDGDRLPVTRAPHAGTDSVRIATGGPANGTLSVVWSVVDMEDGHASSGRLTFTIGPTASTAAAQGAQSPRGTQDRGDEAAAPSPSPLVRKGLVAARWAGYLALAVFVGGLAFITLLWPRGAEVTRARALLAAAWVCGLLSTVAGIGLQGAYVSFGGLRDALRPASYTEVLTTEPGVALAARGLLWVLAAVVLSALLQGGALTSRSPGWRVGALAVTLGLLRSTGIRGHNSEGSEPTWGAVADLVHLLGAALWIGGLVMLTVAVLPRRRPVELASVVPGYSRLAAVSVAAIAGAGLVLAWQVVGSYDALLHTSYGQLLLVKAAVLGGVLVAAQCSRQWVRTRLDLAVLLRGDAATVRPFGYSVAAETGLVLVVLAVTSLLVTADPGQ from the coding sequence GTGACCCGCGGCCGCACTCTCCGCGTCCTCTTCCCGCTCCTCCTCGGCGCCCTCCTCTACGGCCTGGTCGGCGCTCCACCGGCCGCGGCCCACACCGAACTCGTCAGCTCCGCCCCGAAGGACGGCGCGCGCCTCGCCAAGACTCCCGACCAGCTCGTCCTCACCTTCGACGAACCCGTCGACCTCACCGACGTCCGCGCCATGACGCTCGACGGTGACCGGCTCCCCGTGACCCGCGCACCGCACGCCGGCACCGACTCCGTGCGCATCGCCACCGGTGGACCGGCGAACGGCACGCTCTCCGTCGTCTGGTCCGTCGTCGACATGGAGGACGGCCACGCCTCCTCCGGCCGGCTCACCTTCACCATCGGCCCGACGGCGAGCACCGCGGCCGCCCAAGGCGCCCAGAGTCCCCGGGGCACCCAGGACCGCGGCGACGAGGCCGCCGCCCCTTCCCCTTCGCCCCTGGTGCGGAAGGGCCTCGTCGCCGCTCGCTGGGCCGGGTATCTCGCGCTGGCCGTGTTCGTCGGCGGGCTCGCCTTCATCACGCTGCTGTGGCCGCGCGGCGCGGAGGTGACCCGGGCGCGGGCGCTGCTCGCGGCGGCCTGGGTGTGCGGACTGCTGTCGACGGTCGCGGGCATCGGGCTCCAGGGCGCGTATGTCTCCTTCGGCGGTCTGCGGGACGCGCTGCGCCCGGCCTCGTACACCGAGGTGCTCACCACCGAGCCCGGTGTCGCGCTCGCCGCGCGCGGGCTGCTGTGGGTGCTCGCGGCTGTGGTGCTGAGCGCGCTGCTGCAGGGCGGGGCCCTTACCTCGCGCTCGCCCGGCTGGCGCGTGGGCGCCCTCGCGGTGACTCTCGGGCTGCTGCGGTCGACCGGTATACGAGGGCACAACTCCGAGGGCAGCGAGCCGACTTGGGGTGCTGTCGCCGACCTCGTCCATCTGCTCGGGGCAGCCCTGTGGATCGGCGGCCTGGTGATGCTGACGGTGGCCGTGCTGCCGCGGCGCCGGCCCGTCGAGCTGGCCTCGGTGGTGCCCGGTTACTCGCGGCTCGCCGCCGTCTCGGTCGCCGCGATCGCCGGCGCCGGGCTGGTGCTCGCCTGGCAGGTCGTGGGGTCGTACGACGCCCTGCTGCACACCTCGTACGGGCAGTTGCTGCTGGTCAAGGCTGCCGTGCTCGGGGGCGTTCTGGTGGCCGCGCAGTGCAGTCGCCAGTGGGTACGCACCCGCCTCGATCTCGCCGTGCTGCTGCGCGGCGACGCCGCCACCGTGCGGCCCTTCGGTTACTCGGTCGCGGCCGAGACGGGGCTCGTCCTCGTCGTACTCGCCGTGACGAGTCTGTTGGTCACTGCCGATCCCGGCCAGTGA
- a CDS encoding cupredoxin domain-containing protein, with product MKRTDETGGAGERAPRRRSPAGNRSLLVAGLGAAFAAVLSLGLLQAASGSTPATTSDTAAGAAQAPAAVAAAAAEAQPATAAAPDHQVDIMNNKFGNGAQLVVEVGETVRWTNHDSVPHTVTTTKGPKKFDSGTLAQGDSWSYTFTTAGTYEYYCAVHPDMVASVKVVAADGGSTGGSTGGSTGGSTGGSTGGSTGGSTGGSTGGSTGGSTGGTSGGSTGGSTGGSTGGSGSSGGSTTGGSGGTGGSTSGGSSGGSTGGSGGGSGEQCASVQDVLLPILQHINAAHLERSPGQQVQDALALDSYIKLHTVWIETILTPAVEGGGTVVDETLSVLLTHINKAHLEESLGQQITDLLDVDSYVKMHTVWAEHLLTPTEDFLTGSC from the coding sequence TTGAAACGCACCGACGAAACGGGTGGGGCCGGCGAGCGCGCACCGCGCCGCAGGTCGCCCGCCGGGAACCGGTCCCTGCTGGTTGCGGGGCTCGGCGCGGCCTTCGCCGCCGTGCTCAGTCTGGGACTGCTCCAGGCGGCCTCCGGCAGCACCCCGGCCACCACCTCGGACACGGCGGCGGGCGCGGCTCAGGCGCCCGCAGCCGTGGCGGCCGCGGCCGCCGAGGCACAGCCCGCCACCGCGGCGGCACCCGACCACCAGGTCGACATCATGAACAACAAGTTCGGCAACGGCGCGCAGCTGGTCGTCGAGGTCGGCGAGACCGTGCGCTGGACCAACCACGACAGCGTGCCGCACACGGTCACCACCACCAAGGGCCCGAAGAAGTTCGACTCGGGCACGCTGGCGCAGGGCGACTCCTGGTCGTACACCTTCACCACGGCGGGAACGTACGAGTACTACTGCGCGGTCCACCCGGACATGGTCGCGTCGGTGAAGGTCGTCGCGGCCGACGGTGGCTCGACGGGCGGCTCGACAGGGGGCTCGACCGGCGGTTCGACGGGCGGTTCCACTGGCGGATCCACTGGCGGGTCCACGGGTGGCTCCACCGGCGGGTCCACGGGTGGCTCCACCGGCGGTACGTCGGGCGGGTCGACCGGTGGGTCGACCGGTGGGTCGACGGGCGGCTCGGGGTCGAGCGGCGGCAGCACCACCGGTGGCAGTGGCGGCACCGGCGGCAGCACCTCGGGCGGCTCGTCCGGTGGCAGCACCGGCGGTTCCGGGGGCGGCAGCGGTGAGCAGTGCGCCAGCGTCCAGGACGTGCTCCTGCCGATCCTCCAGCACATCAACGCCGCGCACCTGGAGCGGTCCCCGGGCCAGCAGGTACAGGACGCGCTCGCGCTGGACTCGTACATCAAGCTGCACACGGTGTGGATCGAGACGATCCTGACGCCCGCCGTCGAGGGCGGCGGCACGGTTGTCGACGAAACGCTCAGTGTGCTGCTGACCCACATCAACAAGGCGCACCTGGAGGAGTCGCTCGGGCAGCAGATCACCGATCTGCTCGACGTCGACAGCTACGTGAAGATGCACACGGTCTGGGCCGAGCACCTGCTCACACCCACCGAGGACTTCCTCACCGGCAGCTGCTGA
- a CDS encoding cupredoxin domain-containing protein: MHRAALRLVLAVLALVALLSAAPGQASAATYRVTMQGYAFAPATLSVPAGSTVTWTNQDTAPHDVKTTSGPVQIHSPMLNKGESWSFTFTTAGSYAYYCTVHPNMTAGIAVQAAAPAPSAAPTHSHTHTEPTSGSGSGSGSTSEHHGTGTGTGMTHPTSSTGRTPVRTAPASAAAPKAPGRASPAPTTASAASPPSPALPVAEPAPQAQSAAVGSARPLDPLLLLTGIVAGIAVLCLLLVGSRAAAPRGRDEAEGEA, from the coding sequence GTGCACAGGGCCGCCCTCCGCCTCGTACTCGCCGTACTCGCCCTCGTCGCACTCCTGTCGGCCGCGCCCGGGCAGGCATCGGCGGCCACCTACCGGGTCACCATGCAGGGGTACGCCTTCGCCCCGGCGACGCTGAGTGTCCCCGCCGGCTCCACGGTGACCTGGACCAACCAGGACACGGCCCCGCACGACGTGAAGACCACCTCGGGCCCGGTCCAGATCCACTCCCCCATGCTGAACAAGGGCGAGAGCTGGAGCTTCACCTTCACGACGGCAGGTTCGTACGCCTACTACTGCACCGTGCATCCGAACATGACGGCCGGAATCGCGGTACAGGCGGCGGCGCCCGCGCCGTCGGCGGCCCCGACGCACTCCCACACCCACACGGAACCCACCTCGGGCTCGGGATCAGGATCAGGATCGACATCGGAGCACCACGGGACCGGAACCGGGACCGGTATGACCCATCCGACCTCGTCGACCGGCCGCACACCGGTCCGGACGGCCCCGGCCTCGGCAGCGGCGCCGAAAGCCCCCGGCCGGGCCTCACCGGCACCCACCACCGCATCAGCCGCCTCGCCGCCGTCCCCCGCCTTGCCGGTCGCCGAGCCGGCCCCCCAGGCGCAGTCCGCCGCCGTCGGCTCGGCACGGCCGCTGGACCCGTTGCTCCTCCTGACGGGGATCGTCGCCGGGATCGCGGTGCTGTGCCTGCTGCTGGTGGGTTCGCGAGCCGCCGCTCCGCGTGGAAGGGACGAAGCCGAAGGGGAAGCCTAG
- a CDS encoding VOC family protein: MPIAKLDSVVLDCPDPGVLATFYAGLLGGTPEVEEDWIDLRIPDGPKLAFQAAPGHVPPKWPAPDASQQFHLDVTVADLDAAEREVLALGAKPLDTEDRARSFRVYADPAGHPFCLCVG; encoded by the coding sequence ATGCCCATCGCCAAGCTCGACTCTGTCGTCCTGGACTGTCCCGACCCCGGCGTACTCGCCACCTTCTACGCCGGGCTGCTGGGCGGTACGCCCGAGGTCGAGGAGGACTGGATCGATCTGCGGATCCCGGACGGCCCGAAGCTGGCCTTCCAGGCCGCCCCCGGACACGTACCGCCGAAGTGGCCGGCGCCCGACGCCTCGCAGCAGTTCCATCTCGACGTGACCGTGGCCGATCTGGACGCGGCCGAGCGGGAGGTGCTCGCGCTGGGCGCGAAGCCGCTGGACACGGAGGACCGGGCCCGTTCCTTCAGGGTTTACGCGGACCCGGCAGGGCACCCGTTCTGTCTCTGCGTCGGCTGA
- a CDS encoding VOC family protein, whose translation MTPGTPVARFRTVVVDCPDPRALARFYAQVVGGTPADEDPEWVVLHVPGGPRLAFQRAPGYSPPEWPRADHDSQQFHLDLDAGSTWAEMDAAQEAVLALGARPLDLDDQDGKREFRVYADPAGHPFCLCRIEHS comes from the coding sequence ATGACACCCGGGACACCCGTGGCCCGTTTCCGTACCGTCGTCGTCGACTGTCCCGATCCTCGCGCGCTGGCCCGTTTCTACGCGCAGGTCGTCGGCGGTACGCCCGCTGACGAGGACCCCGAGTGGGTCGTCCTCCATGTCCCGGGCGGGCCACGGCTGGCCTTCCAGCGGGCGCCCGGGTACTCCCCGCCCGAGTGGCCGCGGGCCGACCACGACTCCCAGCAGTTCCATCTCGACCTGGACGCCGGGTCCACCTGGGCGGAGATGGACGCGGCGCAGGAGGCGGTCCTCGCGCTGGGCGCCCGCCCGCTGGACCTGGACGACCAGGACGGGAAGCGGGAGTTCAGGGTGTACGCCGATCCGGCGGGGCATCCGTTCTGCCTCTGCCGGATCGAGCACAGCTGA
- a CDS encoding dipeptidase, whose translation MADLQDELHTTAEVGELDPPAPPPVPLPEPDDHFDDHSTAESEFSPISDPDAAPLDRAHAILAVHPVADGYSGLPWALRHLPWYDLELGESTVDTDVPRMRRGHVGALFWALHLPDGLAGDRAVGATLEQFDLVKTVARSHPEGLRLASTAGQVTDARNCGRVAVVLGPAAAAAIDDSIGILRVLHSLGLRLLTLAGASWASEAGLTRFGEEVVREMNRLGVLADLSGASPATVHRAVTISKAPVVCTRSAARALRPHPANLPDETLAELGAARGLCLVPLTAEQTGPSVRDVADHLDHVRAVAGPECVGLSGTYDSGNAHPQELGDASCYPNLIAELLQRGWTEPDLTLLTWGNVQRVLRSADFTAKAAQQRREPSTARIAELDG comes from the coding sequence ATGGCCGACCTGCAGGACGAACTGCACACCACAGCCGAGGTCGGGGAACTCGACCCGCCGGCCCCACCGCCCGTCCCCTTGCCGGAGCCCGACGACCATTTCGACGACCACAGCACGGCCGAGTCCGAGTTCTCACCCATCTCCGACCCGGACGCCGCCCCCCTCGACCGCGCCCACGCCATCCTCGCCGTGCACCCCGTCGCCGACGGCTACAGCGGGTTGCCCTGGGCGTTGCGGCACCTCCCCTGGTACGACCTGGAGCTCGGTGAGAGCACCGTCGACACCGATGTGCCCCGGATGCGGCGCGGCCACGTGGGCGCGCTCTTCTGGGCGCTGCACCTGCCGGATGGGCTCGCCGGTGACCGGGCCGTCGGCGCCACCCTGGAGCAGTTCGACCTGGTGAAGACGGTCGCTCGAAGCCACCCCGAGGGGCTGCGTCTCGCGAGCACCGCCGGGCAGGTCACCGACGCCCGCAACTGCGGACGCGTCGCCGTCGTGCTCGGACCCGCCGCGGCCGCCGCGATCGACGACTCGATCGGCATCCTGCGCGTCCTGCACTCCCTGGGCCTGCGCCTGCTCACCCTCGCCGGGGCGTCCTGGGCGAGCGAGGCCGGACTGACCCGGTTCGGCGAGGAGGTCGTCCGCGAGATGAACCGGCTCGGCGTGCTGGCCGACCTCTCGGGCGCCTCCCCGGCCACCGTCCACCGCGCCGTCACGATCTCGAAGGCGCCGGTCGTCTGCACCCGCTCCGCGGCCCGCGCCCTGCGCCCCCATCCCGCCAACCTCCCCGACGAGACGCTCGCCGAGCTGGGCGCGGCCAGAGGCCTGTGCCTGGTCCCGCTGACGGCCGAACAGACCGGGCCGTCCGTCCGTGACGTCGCCGACCATCTCGACCACGTCCGTGCGGTCGCGGGCCCGGAGTGCGTCGGCCTGTCCGGCACGTACGACTCCGGCAACGCTCACCCGCAGGAACTCGGCGACGCCTCCTGCTACCCGAACCTGATCGCCGAACTCCTGCAACGCGGCTGGACCGAACCCGACCTCACCCTCCTCACCTGGGGAAACGTCCAACGCGTCCTGCGCAGCGCCGACTTCACGGCCAAGGCGGCCCAGCAGCGCAGGGAGCCGTCCACGGCGCGGATCGCGGAGCTGGACGGCTGA
- a CDS encoding helix-turn-helix domain-containing protein: MPTAVDPSLNRRKLRLALKSARDKRGLTQRDAADALEWSLSKLIRIEAGTVSLSVTDLRAMLLEYGVDNPEVVADLEEAARGSKGQSWWSAYNDVISQPFNQYLGYESAADVIRAYHPSLIPGQLQVSDYITALFEIGEPAPKARQLIDLRLARQERALQEDGPRIEMILDEAALRRRIGGAATMRRQLTFLKSLATEQRATLRVLPFAAGAHDSLDSSFTLLGFRDDEDVLYVSGPGGTLTNRDDRELVARYQECFEDLENKALNEEDTMALFDDLIENFHRS; this comes from the coding sequence ATGCCCACGGCCGTGGACCCGAGTCTCAATCGCCGCAAGCTGCGACTGGCGCTGAAATCAGCCCGCGACAAGCGCGGTCTGACGCAGCGTGACGCGGCCGACGCGCTGGAGTGGTCGCTGTCCAAGCTGATCCGCATCGAGGCAGGCACGGTCAGCCTGTCCGTCACGGACCTGCGCGCGATGCTGCTCGAGTACGGCGTGGACAACCCCGAGGTCGTCGCGGACCTGGAGGAGGCGGCCCGGGGCAGCAAGGGACAGTCCTGGTGGTCGGCGTACAACGACGTCATCAGCCAGCCGTTCAACCAGTACCTGGGCTACGAGAGCGCAGCGGACGTCATCCGGGCATACCACCCGAGTCTCATTCCGGGTCAGCTGCAGGTCTCGGACTACATCACCGCCCTCTTCGAGATCGGCGAACCCGCCCCGAAGGCCAGGCAGCTCATCGACCTGCGACTGGCCCGGCAGGAGAGGGCCCTCCAGGAGGACGGCCCCCGGATCGAGATGATCCTGGACGAGGCCGCACTGCGCCGCCGGATCGGTGGCGCGGCGACCATGCGGCGCCAGTTGACCTTCCTCAAGAGCCTCGCCACCGAGCAGCGCGCCACCTTGCGCGTCCTGCCCTTCGCAGCCGGCGCGCACGACAGCCTGGACAGCAGCTTCACCCTCCTGGGCTTCCGCGACGACGAGGACGTCCTGTACGTCTCAGGTCCCGGCGGCACGCTCACCAACCGGGACGACCGGGAACTGGTCGCCCGCTACCAGGAGTGCTTCGAGGATCTGGAGAACAAGGCGCTCAACGAGGAGGACACGATGGCTCTGTTCGACGACCTGATCGAAAACTTCCACCGCTCCTGA
- a CDS encoding DUF397 domain-containing protein has protein sequence MAGDRGAVVWRKSSYSNTTDQNCCEVAVFPGAVRVRDSKRPDSTPVSFTADAWCAAIALFLAPDATGRGHV, from the coding sequence TTGGCCGGGGACCGGGGTGCCGTTGTTTGGCGGAAGAGCAGCTACAGCAACACGACAGATCAGAATTGCTGCGAGGTCGCGGTGTTTCCCGGGGCGGTCCGGGTGCGCGATTCCAAACGGCCGGACAGCACACCAGTGAGCTTTACCGCGGATGCCTGGTGCGCGGCGATAGCGTTGTTCCTCGCACCGGATGCCACCGGGCGGGGCCACGTGTGA
- a CDS encoding dipeptidase, translating into MSSLEEARALLREFPVVDGHNDLPWALREQVRYDLDARDIATAQNAHLHTDIPRLREGGVGAQYWSVYVRSDLPDAVPATLEQIDCVRQLIARYGNELRPALTAADMEAGRREGRIASLMGAEGGHSIANSLGTLRGLYELGVRYLTLTHNDNVAWADSATDEPGVGGLSEFGREVVREMNRLGMLVDLSHVAATTMRHALDTSVAPVIFSHSSSRAVCDHPRNIPDDVLERLPVNGGMAMVTFVPKFVLQAAVDWTAAADDNMRAHGFHHLATTPEAMKIHRAFEEANPRPVATVSTVADHLDHMREVAGIDHLGIGGDYDGTAFTPDGLNDVSGYPNLIAELLDRGWSKGDLAKLTWENAVRVLGAAEDVAREVRGRRGPSHATVEELDG; encoded by the coding sequence GTGAGCTCCCTTGAGGAAGCCCGGGCACTGCTGCGCGAGTTCCCGGTCGTCGACGGCCACAACGACCTCCCGTGGGCGCTGCGCGAACAGGTCCGCTACGACCTCGACGCCCGCGACATCGCCACCGCCCAGAACGCCCACCTGCACACCGACATCCCGCGTCTTCGAGAGGGCGGGGTCGGTGCGCAGTACTGGTCGGTGTACGTCCGCTCGGACCTCCCGGACGCGGTGCCGGCGACCCTCGAACAGATCGACTGCGTACGTCAGTTGATCGCGCGGTACGGCAACGAGCTGCGGCCCGCCCTCACCGCCGCCGACATGGAGGCGGGCCGGCGTGAGGGCCGTATCGCCTCGTTGATGGGCGCCGAGGGCGGTCACTCGATCGCCAACTCCCTCGGCACCCTGCGGGGGTTGTACGAGCTGGGCGTGCGCTATCTGACCCTCACCCACAACGACAACGTGGCGTGGGCGGACTCGGCGACGGACGAGCCGGGCGTCGGCGGTCTGTCGGAGTTCGGCCGTGAGGTGGTCCGTGAGATGAACCGCCTCGGCATGCTGGTCGACCTCTCGCACGTGGCGGCGACAACGATGCGGCACGCCCTGGACACGTCCGTCGCGCCGGTGATCTTCTCCCACTCCTCCTCGCGCGCGGTGTGCGACCACCCGCGCAACATCCCCGACGACGTGCTGGAACGCCTGCCCGTCAACGGCGGGATGGCGATGGTGACGTTCGTACCGAAGTTCGTCCTCCAGGCAGCCGTCGACTGGACGGCCGCCGCGGACGACAACATGCGCGCCCACGGCTTCCACCACCTCGCCACGACCCCCGAGGCGATGAAGATCCACCGGGCTTTCGAGGAGGCGAACCCGCGCCCGGTCGCCACGGTCTCGACGGTCGCCGATCACCTGGACCACATGCGAGAGGTGGCCGGAATCGACCACCTGGGCATCGGCGGCGACTACGACGGCACAGCGTTCACTCCGGACGGGTTGAACGACGTCTCCGGCTATCCGAACCTCATCGCGGAACTCCTCGACCGGGGCTGGTCGAAGGGTGATCTCGCCAAGCTGACCTGGGAGAACGCGGTGCGGGTGCTGGGGGCTGCGGAGGATGTGGCGCGTGAGGTGCGGGGGAGGCGTGGGCCGTCCCACGCCACGGTGGAGGAGTTGGACGGGTGA
- the purE gene encoding 5-(carboxyamino)imidazole ribonucleotide mutase: MSPVAEPGAGPVVGIVMGSDSDWPVMEAAAQALDEFEIAYEVDVVSAHRMPHEMIAYGEHAAERGLKAIIAGAGGAAHLPGMLASVTPLPVIGVPVPLKYLDGMDSLLSIVQMPAGVPVATVSVGGARNAGLLAARILASHDEELLGRMRDFQQELNDQATEKGKRLRAKVASGAGNGSGFGFGK; encoded by the coding sequence ATGAGCCCCGTTGCAGAACCCGGTGCAGGTCCCGTCGTGGGCATCGTCATGGGTTCGGACTCCGACTGGCCCGTCATGGAGGCCGCCGCCCAGGCCCTGGACGAGTTCGAGATCGCGTACGAGGTCGACGTCGTCTCCGCGCACCGCATGCCGCACGAGATGATCGCGTACGGCGAGCACGCCGCCGAGCGCGGGCTGAAGGCGATCATCGCGGGGGCCGGGGGTGCCGCCCATCTCCCCGGGATGCTCGCGTCAGTGACCCCGCTCCCCGTGATCGGCGTCCCGGTCCCCCTCAAGTACCTCGACGGCATGGACTCCCTGCTGTCGATCGTGCAGATGCCGGCCGGTGTGCCGGTCGCGACGGTCTCGGTCGGCGGCGCGCGCAACGCGGGCCTGCTCGCGGCCCGCATCCTGGCCTCGCACGACGAGGAACTCCTCGGCCGGATGCGGGACTTCCAGCAGGAGCTGAACGACCAGGCCACCGAGAAGGGCAAGCGGCTGCGCGCCAAGGTCGCGAGCGGCGCGGGCAACGGCAGCGGCTTTGGCTTCGGGAAGTGA